In Limnohabitans sp. TEGF004, the genomic window CATCAACACCTGCGCGCTGTTGGCACTCGGCTTTGCAGCACTCGCAGCCCACGCACAAGAGTTCCCGCCTAAGAAAACCATCACGATGGTGGTGGGCTTTGCAGCAGGTGGCGCAGCTGACACGGCGGCACGCATCATCGCCAAAAAACTCGGCGACAACATTGGCGCCTCTGTGGTGATTGACAACCGTGGCGGCGCAGGCGGCAATATTGCACATCAATTTACGGCCAATGGTCCTGCCGATGGCAGCACAATTTTGTTTGGCTCTGTGGGCCCTCTCACCATTGCACCGCACATGATGAAACTGCCTTATGACCCCGTCAAAGACCTCTCGCCCATCACCATGGGCGTGAACTTTCCCAACGTGTTAGTCGTGCATTCAGGCACTGGCATCAAAACCTTTGCCGAATACATCGCGTACGCCAAGAAAAATCCAAACAAGCTCGACTACGCCTCAACCGGCCCAGGCTCGGCCTCTCACCTAGCGGGTGAATTGCTAGACGACATGGCGGGCATTGACACAGTCCACGTGCCCTACAAAGGGGGCGCCCCCGCCTTACAAGATTTGCTGGGTGGCCGTGTTGCGGCTTACTTCTCGACCTACTCCACCTCACAGGCCTACATCGAAACGGGCAAGCTCATTCCTTTGGCCAGCACGGGCGCCCAACGCTTGAAGCAATTGCCCAAGATTCCAACCGTGGCCGAATCCGGCTACCCAGGCTTTAGCGCCACCAACTGGTACGCGTTTGTCGCCTCATCCAAAGTGCCTGCACTCATTTTGGACCGCTGGAACACAGAACTCGTCAAAGTCTTGAAGTCTCCCGATGTGGTCGACCAGCTCAACAGCCACGGTCTCATGCCCCAACCCGGCTCGCGTGATGATTTAGCCAAATACATGGCGAAAGAGTCGGCCACATGGGGCCGTGTGATTCGTGAACGAAAAATCACAGGCGAATAAATAAAAAAACAGACGGAGACAACACATGACATTCACACCCAACAACATCACTCGCCGCCTGTTACTGGTTGGCCTTGGTGTATTCCTTGCAGCCTCGCAAGTGGCGCAAGCCGCAGAAATTCGCGTCATCACCTCGGGTGCATTCACCGAAGCCTATAAAAAGCTCGTGCCCGAATTTGAAAAGCAAACCGGTCACAAAGTCATCAGCTCTTATGGTGCGTCGGTGGGTAATGCACCTGACGCCATCCCGACGCGCTTCTCGCGCGGCGAGAAATTTGATTTGATTATTTTGTCGGACGGCGGCTTAGAGGCGATGATTAAAAAAGGAAATGTCATCCCTGGCAGCCGTGTGGATTTGGTTCGCTCGCAAATCGGTGCTGCCGTTCGCAAAGGCACACCCAAACCAGACATCAGCACGGTTGAGGCTTTGAAACAAACCTTGCTCAACGCCAAGTCCATCGCGTACTCAGCCAGCGCCAGTGGCACGTATTTGTCCACAGAATTGTTTCCAAAACTCGGTGTGGCTGAACAACTCAAAGACAAAGCCAAGAAAATCATGAGTGAACGCGTGGGCGCCGTCGTGGCACGCGGCGATGCCGAGCTGGGCTTTCAGCAAGTGAGCGAGTTGATTTATTTCAAAGAACTCGATTTCATCGGTACCTTGCCCGAGTCTGTGCAGCAAACCATCTTTTTCTCAGCAGGCTTGATTGAAGGCTCCACCGAGCAAGACACAGCCAAACAACTGATTAAATTCTTCCAATCCCCCGAAGTCGCTGAGACGATTCGTCAAACCGGTTTAGACCCCGTCGCCGCCCGATAATGGGGGCATGACAGCTGCACATTCCACACCCTCCTCTGCCGCCCCCCTCAAAGGGGTGCGCGTTCTCACCCTCGCTTTGAACCTGCCAGGCCCAGCCGCTGTGATGCGGCTGC contains:
- a CDS encoding tripartite tricarboxylate transporter substrate binding protein; protein product: MNKRTFINTCALLALGFAALAAHAQEFPPKKTITMVVGFAAGGAADTAARIIAKKLGDNIGASVVIDNRGGAGGNIAHQFTANGPADGSTILFGSVGPLTIAPHMMKLPYDPVKDLSPITMGVNFPNVLVVHSGTGIKTFAEYIAYAKKNPNKLDYASTGPGSASHLAGELLDDMAGIDTVHVPYKGGAPALQDLLGGRVAAYFSTYSTSQAYIETGKLIPLASTGAQRLKQLPKIPTVAESGYPGFSATNWYAFVASSKVPALILDRWNTELVKVLKSPDVVDQLNSHGLMPQPGSRDDLAKYMAKESATWGRVIRERKITGE
- the modA gene encoding molybdate ABC transporter substrate-binding protein — protein: MTFTPNNITRRLLLVGLGVFLAASQVAQAAEIRVITSGAFTEAYKKLVPEFEKQTGHKVISSYGASVGNAPDAIPTRFSRGEKFDLIILSDGGLEAMIKKGNVIPGSRVDLVRSQIGAAVRKGTPKPDISTVEALKQTLLNAKSIAYSASASGTYLSTELFPKLGVAEQLKDKAKKIMSERVGAVVARGDAELGFQQVSELIYFKELDFIGTLPESVQQTIFFSAGLIEGSTEQDTAKQLIKFFQSPEVAETIRQTGLDPVAAR